In Chromobacterium rhizoryzae, one genomic interval encodes:
- a CDS encoding RES family NAD+ phosphorylase has product MIAWRISRYADLKGLGGLRWPGRWHPAGQPIVYLADHPASAMLEALVHLEVAVLPATFTLLQVELPDRLVQTLDQASLPADWTLQPALTQGLGHHWLQRQASAALQVPSAVAPNAHNYLLNPLHPDAGACRILNVQDVPWDARLKS; this is encoded by the coding sequence GTGATTGCCTGGCGCATCAGCCGCTACGCAGACCTCAAGGGCCTGGGCGGGCTGCGCTGGCCCGGCCGCTGGCATCCCGCCGGCCAGCCCATCGTTTACCTGGCGGACCACCCGGCCAGCGCCATGCTGGAAGCGCTGGTGCACCTGGAAGTGGCCGTCCTGCCCGCCACCTTCACCCTGCTGCAAGTGGAACTGCCGGACCGGCTGGTGCAGACGCTGGACCAGGCCAGCCTGCCGGCTGACTGGACCCTGCAACCCGCGCTCACCCAGGGCCTGGGCCATCACTGGCTGCAACGTCAGGCCTCCGCCGCGCTGCAAGTGCCCAGCGCGGTGGCCCCCAACGCCCACAACTACCTGCTCAACCCCCTCCATCCGGACGCCGGCGCCTGCCGGATACTCAACGTGCAGGACGTGCCTTGGGATGCGCGCCTGAAGTCTTGA
- a CDS encoding methyl-accepting chemotaxis protein: protein MLSQFTIGQRIAALAGSLLFAVALVGGSGWWSLNQMDGELTSLFDQKIAFRYQMNAMQSNMLHIRQDEKNIFISIGNPDNSDQSIQTNKQLLDKHIAEFKNQAATAKSMAMAADHQKTFDSMLTGISGYEQGMNGLYQKIASGEISRANVGDAGITPFKPKLYEARDALNSLSKLADESAQSAEDALAVSMKNTRNMMLTILGLALVVGVALAFAIVRSITRPLQAMQQTMRHAAEKNDLTVTVDQTGRDEVSETGRALAQLLGNLRAFLQQTREDAKQVNDTAHALSGVSKRIAEASQVQTDASSSTAAAVEEMTVSINLVAEHAVEMAGEAKSSMNEAVSGSEVAGQAAQQMSEIASVISRSETIIIGLNQRSDEIGNIVDVIHDIAEQTNLLALNAAIEAARAGETGRGFAVVADEVRKLAERTAQATGEISEKIKAVQGDTTTAVASMREATERVETGVALSGTLSERLAQIRVLSTRLLEKTSEIAEAMREQSTASNDAAKNVERIANMGTENGLSVEESSAMAQQLSGLAHGLDAAINRFRAD, encoded by the coding sequence ATGTTAAGTCAATTCACGATCGGGCAGCGCATCGCCGCGCTGGCGGGCAGCCTGCTGTTTGCAGTGGCTCTGGTGGGCGGTTCCGGCTGGTGGTCGCTGAACCAGATGGATGGCGAGCTGACCTCGCTGTTTGACCAGAAAATCGCGTTCCGCTACCAGATGAACGCCATGCAAAGCAATATGCTGCACATCCGCCAGGATGAGAAGAACATCTTCATCAGCATCGGCAATCCGGACAACTCGGATCAGAGCATCCAGACCAATAAGCAGTTGCTGGACAAGCACATCGCCGAGTTCAAGAACCAGGCGGCCACCGCCAAGTCCATGGCCATGGCCGCGGATCACCAGAAAACCTTCGACAGCATGCTGACCGGCATCTCCGGCTACGAGCAGGGCATGAACGGGCTGTATCAGAAGATCGCCAGCGGCGAGATCAGCCGGGCCAATGTCGGCGACGCCGGCATCACCCCGTTCAAGCCCAAGCTCTACGAGGCGCGCGACGCGCTCAACAGCCTGAGCAAGCTGGCGGACGAGTCCGCGCAGTCCGCGGAGGACGCGCTGGCGGTCAGCATGAAGAACACCCGCAATATGATGCTGACCATTCTGGGCCTGGCCCTGGTGGTGGGCGTCGCGCTGGCCTTCGCCATCGTCCGTTCCATCACCCGTCCCTTGCAGGCCATGCAGCAGACCATGCGCCACGCGGCGGAGAAGAACGATCTGACGGTGACGGTGGATCAAACCGGCCGCGACGAAGTCAGCGAAACCGGCCGCGCGCTGGCGCAGCTGCTGGGCAATCTGCGCGCCTTTCTGCAGCAGACCCGCGAGGACGCCAAGCAGGTGAACGACACTGCCCACGCGCTGTCCGGCGTGTCCAAGCGCATTGCCGAGGCGTCCCAGGTGCAGACCGACGCTTCTTCGTCCACCGCCGCCGCGGTGGAGGAGATGACGGTCAGCATCAATCTGGTGGCCGAGCACGCGGTGGAAATGGCCGGCGAGGCCAAGAGCAGCATGAACGAGGCGGTGAGCGGCAGCGAGGTGGCCGGCCAGGCCGCGCAGCAGATGTCCGAGATCGCCAGCGTAATCAGCCGCTCCGAGACCATCATCATCGGCCTGAACCAGCGTTCCGATGAGATCGGCAACATCGTGGACGTGATCCACGACATCGCCGAGCAGACCAATCTGCTGGCCTTGAACGCGGCCATCGAGGCGGCGCGCGCCGGCGAAACCGGCCGCGGCTTCGCCGTGGTGGCGGACGAGGTGCGCAAGCTGGCGGAACGCACCGCGCAGGCCACCGGCGAAATCTCCGAAAAAATCAAGGCGGTGCAAGGCGACACCACCACGGCGGTGGCCAGCATGCGCGAGGCCACCGAACGAGTGGAAACCGGCGTGGCGCTGAGCGGCACGCTGTCCGAGCGCCTGGCGCAGATCCGCGTGCTGTCCACCCGTCTGCTGGAGAAAACCAGCGAGATCGCCGAGGCGATGCGCGAGCAGAGCACGGCCAGCAACGACGCCGCCAAGAACGTGGAGCGCATCGCCAATATGGGCACGGAAAACGGCTTGTCGGTGGAGGAATCCTCCGCCATGGCGCAGCAGTTGTCCGGCCTGGCGCATGGGCTGGATGCGGCGATTAACCGCTTCCGCGCGGATTAA
- the parS gene encoding type II RES/Xre toxin-antitoxin system antitoxin gives MKALQVFVPETPVPPMVEHSLLQELSVLVGQEMLNDFDVAKVVELGVDTGMLERLVDAGLSRGELEFVIPPRTLSHRIKKGQTLNTEESERGVRVAKLLLLAEDLFGDKDAAAQWLRKPLHRFEGKSPLDMAHTEPGARLVEQLIAQANEGYAA, from the coding sequence ATGAAAGCGCTGCAAGTATTCGTGCCGGAGACGCCGGTCCCGCCCATGGTGGAACACAGCCTGTTGCAGGAACTGAGCGTGTTGGTGGGGCAGGAAATGCTCAACGATTTCGACGTGGCCAAAGTGGTGGAGCTGGGCGTGGACACCGGCATGCTGGAGCGCCTGGTGGACGCCGGCCTCAGCCGTGGCGAACTGGAGTTCGTCATCCCGCCGCGCACCCTGTCCCATCGCATCAAGAAGGGCCAGACGCTGAATACCGAGGAATCCGAACGCGGCGTGCGCGTGGCCAAGCTGCTGCTGCTGGCGGAAGACCTGTTCGGCGACAAGGACGCCGCCGCCCAATGGCTGCGCAAGCCGCTGCACCGCTTTGAGGGCAAATCGCCGCTGGACATGGCCCATACCGAGCCCGGCGCGCGGCTGGTGGAACAACTGATCGCCCAAGCCAACGAAGGCTACGCGGCGTGA
- a CDS encoding BPSS1187 family protein: MTVWKWAGKTAAAALLFSIATATWADAVRKDILPADTDGGIVANSGPHIVFSTERGGRAPLLVFLPGTGGETTRTVVGEQAFIDTALAQGYRFIILSYIDTPAVSQVCTRLVLATNPDCAAQMRQKRAFGENATPLIQDKPKDAIVHRLTALLRYLAKTDPQGRWEQYLDKQAVDWSKIVLSGQSQGGGMAAYIAKRVAVRGVIDFSGGWDMRANNRIASWYASPGATPPDRLFGTYHVQERFADLIRNSYNAMRIPADHQFALNKPIRRPNADNPGHGEGASNPVYRELWQEMLEQLKRGG; this comes from the coding sequence ATGACAGTTTGGAAATGGGCCGGCAAGACGGCCGCGGCGGCGCTGCTGTTCAGTATCGCCACGGCCACGTGGGCGGACGCTGTCCGCAAGGATATTCTTCCCGCGGATACCGATGGCGGGATCGTGGCGAACAGCGGGCCGCACATCGTTTTTTCAACGGAAAGGGGCGGACGCGCGCCGCTGCTGGTCTTCCTGCCTGGAACCGGCGGCGAAACCACGCGCACCGTGGTGGGCGAACAGGCTTTCATCGACACCGCCCTGGCTCAGGGCTACCGCTTCATCATCCTGTCCTACATCGACACGCCGGCCGTTTCCCAGGTTTGCACCCGGCTGGTGCTGGCGACCAATCCGGACTGCGCGGCACAAATGCGCCAGAAGCGCGCCTTTGGGGAAAACGCCACCCCGCTGATCCAGGACAAACCCAAAGACGCCATTGTCCATAGACTGACCGCTCTGCTGCGCTACCTGGCCAAGACCGATCCTCAAGGCCGTTGGGAGCAGTACCTGGACAAGCAAGCCGTGGACTGGAGCAAGATCGTGCTGTCCGGACAATCCCAAGGCGGCGGCATGGCCGCCTATATCGCCAAGCGCGTGGCGGTCAGAGGCGTGATCGACTTTTCCGGCGGCTGGGACATGCGCGCCAACAATCGCATCGCCTCCTGGTACGCCTCTCCCGGCGCCACGCCGCCGGACAGGTTGTTCGGCACCTATCACGTGCAAGAGCGCTTTGCCGATCTCATCCGCAATTCCTATAACGCGATGCGCATCCCGGCCGACCATCAGTTTGCGCTGAATAAACCGATACGCCGCCCCAACGCCGACAACCCCGGACATGGCGAAGGCGCCAGCAATCCGGTGTACCGGGAGCTGTGGCAGGAGATGTTGGAGCAGCTCAAGCGGGGGGGATGA